One segment of Paenibacillus rhizovicinus DNA contains the following:
- a CDS encoding urease accessory protein UreD — protein MTTSTAIQMMKPITVSRSALRISTLRASFQKRDNGTVLTAKYHTAPIKIAKAFPLGGGQLGVIVMDVSPGLLAGDRYEFQWQVEEDAHVYLTNQSFTKVHPSSENGEGASMSQWFELGHGAVVESMPEPLMLYRDSAFFSESEVRLSPEAVWMGAEVVCPGRTLRGELFAYREFRNKLNVYYQDQLIYAQNQWIQPSLQQLSAPGCMSDMTHTGLFYAFSDRIGAREAEIVREALVACPEREGQAVTWGVSLTYKHGLSVMAAGKAAWVLQERLAAAWSALRLHLLQLEPLKLLK, from the coding sequence ATGACCACGAGCACGGCCATCCAAATGATGAAGCCCATCACCGTCTCGCGTAGCGCGCTTCGCATATCGACACTGCGGGCCTCCTTTCAGAAGCGGGATAACGGTACGGTTCTGACAGCCAAATATCATACGGCGCCGATCAAAATAGCAAAAGCTTTTCCGCTCGGCGGCGGGCAGCTCGGCGTCATCGTGATGGACGTTTCACCGGGACTTCTTGCCGGCGACCGCTATGAGTTTCAATGGCAAGTGGAAGAAGACGCGCATGTCTATTTGACGAATCAGTCGTTTACGAAAGTGCATCCATCAAGCGAGAACGGTGAAGGTGCGTCTATGAGCCAGTGGTTTGAGCTTGGGCATGGGGCTGTCGTAGAATCGATGCCGGAACCCCTCATGCTTTATCGAGACTCCGCATTCTTCAGCGAATCGGAAGTACGGTTGTCGCCGGAAGCCGTATGGATGGGGGCGGAAGTGGTTTGTCCGGGGAGAACGTTGCGAGGCGAGCTGTTCGCTTACCGTGAGTTTCGGAATAAATTGAATGTGTATTATCAGGACCAGTTGATCTATGCGCAGAATCAGTGGATTCAGCCATCGCTGCAGCAGCTATCGGCCCCGGGGTGTATGTCCGACATGACGCATACCGGCTTATTCTATGCATTCTCCGATCGAATCGGCGCACGTGAAGCGGAAATCGTTCGCGAAGCGTTGGTGGCTTGTCCGGAGCGGGAAGGACAGGCGGTTACATGGGGCGTTTCGCTGACGTATAAGCATGGTCTGTCTGTAATGGCAGCCGGCAAAGCGGCTTGGGTGCTGCAAGAGCGATTGGCGGCGGCTTGGTCGGCGCTTCGACTGCATCTGCTGCAGCTGGAGCCGTTGAAGCTTTTGAAATGA